In one window of Eubalaena glacialis isolate mEubGla1 chromosome 13, mEubGla1.1.hap2.+ XY, whole genome shotgun sequence DNA:
- the DDRGK1 gene encoding DDRGK domain-containing protein 1, whose product MVAPVVYLVAAALLVGLILFLTRSRSRVVAAVQEPLHNEEEAVVAGRVAQPLPLEPEEQRTGGRPRRRRDLGSRLQAQRRAQRVAWAEEVENEGEAVIPAQEEEDNEKPVETHLLGKIGAKKLRKLEEKQARKAQREAEEAEREERKRLESQREAEWKKEEERLRLEEEQKEEEERKAREEQAQREHEEYLKLKEAFVVEEEGVGETMTEEQSHRFLAEFINYIKQSKVVLLEDLASQVGLRTQDTINRIQDLLTEGTLTGVIDDRGKFIYITPEELAAMANFIRQRGRVSITELAQASNSLITWGREPPAQVPA is encoded by the exons ATGGTTGCCCCGGTGGTGTACTTGGTGGCGGCGGCTCTGCTTGTCGGCCTTATCCTCTTCCTGACTCGCAGCCGAAGCCGGGTGGTAGCAG CTGTCCAAGAGCCTTTGCACAATGAAGAGGAGGCAGTAGTAGCAGGCCGAGTGGCCCAGCCTCTGCCCCTGGAGCCCGAGGAGCAGAGAACTGGGGGCAGGCCCCGGCGCCGCAGGGACCTGGGCAGCCGCCTGCAGGCCCAGCGTCGAGCCCAGCGGGTGGCCTGGGCAGAAGAAGTTGAGAATGAGGGGGAGGCCGTCATCCCAG CCCAAGAGGAAGAAGACAACGAGAAGCCAGTGGAGACTCACCTGTTAGGGAAAATTGGAGCTAAGAAACTACGGAAGCTGGAGGAGAAACAAGCACGAAAAGCCCAGCGTGAG GCAGAGGAGGCTGAGCGTGAGGAGCGGAAACGCCTGGAGTCTCAGCGTGAGGCAGAgtggaaaaaggaggaggagcggCTTCGCTTGGAGGAGGAACAGAAG gaggaggaggagaggaaagcccGGGAGGAGCAGGCCCAGCGGGAGCATGAAGAGTATCTGAAACTGAAGGAGGCCTTCGTGGTGGAGGAAGAGGGTGTGGGCGAGACCATGACTGAGGAGCAG TCCCACAGATTCCTGGCCGAGTTCATCAACTACATTAAG CAGTCCAAGGTTGTGCTCTTGGAAGACCTGGCTTCCCAGGTGGGCCTGCGGACTCAG GACACCATAAACCGCATCCAGGACCTGCTGACTGAGGGAACTCTTACAG GTGTGATTGACGACCGGGGCAAGTTCATCTACATAACCCCGGAGGAACTGGCTGCCATGGCTAACTTCATCCGACAGCGGGGCCGGGTATCCATCACCGAGCTTGCCCAGGCCAGCAACTCCCTCATCACCTGGGGCCGGGAGCCCCctgcccaggtcccagcctga